The proteins below are encoded in one region of Aestuariivirga litoralis:
- a CDS encoding Gfo/Idh/MocA family protein has protein sequence MKRIRIGVIGAGGIAQVEHIPNLRRLSEQFEIAGVCDPSASTRQFISHRYGLQTFETIDQLLGQKLDAILVASPDALHKEHALAGFAHGLHVFCEKPLCYAPADIAELIAARDAAGKVLQVGYMKRFDPSYEAALELMPGTKATLRHVSVEVNDPDAWPFIRHHDWQASKDVPDALIADVRTKQKAQVKKAVGIDLNDVTFRGYTGAYCSAIVHDVNAVHGLLKKLGVPDGEISGAQLYAGGDGGHGSVKLLGGQALWTMTHLTVPKLPHYRERITLYFDDASLELEFPSPYLNHQPTQLTIRTGDGHQLHTRDIRKGYEEAFIEELKGFWSAIVEGKPVRNTAEHAHRDMNLLANLTRWNASHPTARLQSGESF, from the coding sequence ATGAAGCGGATCAGGATCGGTGTGATCGGAGCGGGCGGGATTGCCCAGGTCGAACACATTCCGAACTTGCGCCGGTTGTCTGAGCAGTTTGAGATTGCGGGTGTGTGTGATCCTTCCGCCAGCACGCGCCAGTTCATTTCCCATCGCTACGGCCTGCAGACCTTTGAAACGATTGATCAGCTTTTAGGACAGAAGCTGGATGCGATCCTGGTGGCTTCGCCTGATGCGCTGCACAAGGAACATGCCTTGGCCGGGTTTGCCCATGGCCTGCATGTGTTCTGCGAAAAGCCGCTGTGTTACGCGCCGGCCGACATTGCCGAGCTGATCGCCGCGCGTGATGCTGCGGGCAAGGTGCTGCAAGTGGGTTATATGAAGCGCTTCGACCCGAGCTATGAGGCAGCCCTTGAACTGATGCCGGGCACCAAGGCCACGTTGCGGCATGTCTCCGTCGAAGTGAATGATCCTGATGCATGGCCCTTCATCCGCCATCATGATTGGCAGGCCAGCAAGGATGTGCCCGACGCGTTGATCGCCGATGTGCGCACCAAGCAAAAGGCGCAAGTCAAAAAGGCTGTTGGGATTGATCTCAATGATGTGACCTTTCGCGGCTACACCGGCGCCTATTGCTCCGCCATCGTGCATGATGTGAATGCGGTGCATGGCCTTCTCAAGAAGCTTGGCGTTCCGGATGGCGAGATTTCCGGTGCTCAGCTTTATGCGGGTGGTGACGGTGGCCACGGCAGCGTGAAACTGTTGGGCGGCCAGGCGCTGTGGACGATGACGCATCTGACCGTACCGAAACTGCCGCATTACCGCGAGCGCATTACGCTCTATTTCGATGATGCCTCGCTGGAGCTTGAATTCCCCTCGCCCTATCTCAACCACCAGCCCACGCAACTGACCATCCGCACTGGCGATGGCCACCAATTGCATACGCGCGATATCCGCAAGGGTTACGAAGAAGCCTTCATCGAAGAGCTGAAGGGTTTCTGGTCTGCCATCGTCGAAGGCAAGCCGGTCCGCAACACCGCAGAACACGCGCATCGCGATATGAACCTGCTGGCCAATCTCACCCGCTGGAATGCCAGCCATCCCACTGCCCGCCTTCAATCCGGAGAATCATTTTGA
- the iolE gene encoding myo-inosose-2 dehydratase, with amino-acid sequence MSVRIGINPITWSNDDVPELGGDTPLETCLAETKQAGYAGTELGGKFPRQSSVLKPIMAQYGLDIISGWYDGRCAEKDVDAEMEAITPHLQLLKDMGSKYVVYADTSLGRLGAVWDPISKRPSLSDAEWPAYAKKLNALAEKMADFGVRMAFHHHMGTIVETDAEVDMMMKLTGPAVGLLYDTGHSSFSGGDPLALVKRHVKRVVHVHCKDPRKEMLEKARREDMSFMQAVLDGIFTVPGDGSINYVPILKTLADNGYSGWLVVEAEQDPKKAHPLTYATMGFKNLSRMAREAGFEVTA; translated from the coding sequence TTGAGCGTACGCATCGGCATTAATCCCATCACCTGGTCCAATGATGACGTGCCGGAACTGGGCGGCGACACGCCGCTGGAAACCTGCCTCGCTGAAACCAAGCAGGCCGGTTATGCGGGCACTGAACTTGGTGGAAAATTTCCGCGCCAGTCATCCGTGTTGAAGCCGATCATGGCGCAATATGGCTTGGACATTATTTCTGGCTGGTATGATGGGCGTTGCGCTGAGAAAGATGTTGATGCCGAGATGGAGGCGATCACGCCGCATCTGCAGCTGCTGAAAGACATGGGCAGCAAATATGTTGTCTATGCCGATACATCGCTGGGGCGGCTTGGTGCCGTGTGGGACCCTATTTCAAAGCGCCCCTCGCTTTCCGATGCCGAGTGGCCCGCCTATGCCAAGAAGCTCAACGCTCTGGCGGAGAAGATGGCTGACTTTGGCGTGCGCATGGCGTTTCATCATCACATGGGCACCATTGTGGAAACCGATGCCGAAGTGGACATGATGATGAAACTGACGGGACCTGCCGTGGGCCTGCTCTATGACACCGGGCATTCATCGTTCTCCGGTGGCGACCCGCTGGCGCTGGTGAAGCGCCATGTGAAGCGCGTCGTGCATGTGCATTGCAAGGACCCGCGCAAGGAGATGCTGGAGAAAGCCCGGCGCGAAGACATGAGCTTCATGCAAGCCGTGCTGGACGGCATTTTCACCGTGCCCGGCGATGGCTCCATCAATTACGTCCCGATCCTCAAGACGCTGGCCGACAATGGCTATAGCGGCTGGCTGGTGGTCGAGGCGGAACAAGACCCCAAGAAGGCCCACCCGCTCACATACGCTACGATGGGTTTCAAGAACCTGTCGCGCATGGCGCGCGAAGCCGGCTTTGAGGTGACTGCATAA